From a region of the Oncorhynchus tshawytscha isolate Ot180627B linkage group LG14, Otsh_v2.0, whole genome shotgun sequence genome:
- the LOC112253938 gene encoding trafficking protein particle complex subunit 10, producing METHEETPIIYTMENKPIVTCAGDQSLFTSLYTSLAQQLPKEPMEWRRSYGRAPKMIHLEANFVQFKEELLPKDGNRALLTFPFLHIYWTDCCDTEMYKASVKDDMLRWQSTLRLHGSVDWLIVVVESEAKKKNKTNILPRTSIVDKIRNDFCNKQSDRCVVLSDPLKESSRSQDSWNSFLTKLRTLLLMSFTKNLGRFEDDMRTLREKRTEPGWSFCDYFMVQEELAFVFEMLQQFEDALVQYDELDALFTQYVLNFGAGDGANWLGSFCAPVKRWSGLLLRRPIDMEKRELIQRGEANLLDLRSYLFSRQCTLLIFLQRPWEVTQRALELLHNCVQELRLLEVSVVQGALDCWVFLSCLEVLHRIEGCCDRAQLEANCSHTVGLWTYATEKLKSLGYLCGLVAEKGPTSEDLNRTVDLLAGLGEERPETVNSLQSPYKKLNEALSSVEAFEKHYLELSQAAMEMYRAIGRMRSSRLIGKSLAEFYMKKGDPERAEGFLDDSLRSYVAEGWSLQVTHTRKQMAECQKLLQQTEDYLQTSALLAGDANLTEEERKHFYQVILTFASQPPAPSDQTVALSMAAFAQLRQMQFSPPGAVVHVGAALQLELRVRCLMPVAVQVEQLAATLHFSLEQGGARGRAGGTQRRTGQGPQGQGDGVVLFPQGSPLAGAGMGASLPPALELYEMQDRSPSDSSLNSTGVVCKNMHLLLRRHDSSASLDTPTAGALPAAVAVDDGAQMLRARDITLQPGDNSILFTAPTGEPGSYTLRQLCGSVGRVQFVQSHIYPVVQYEVYSQEPQLTIEPLSDNLLAGIPQKVKFTIATGHYSVKKGDALQLSNTDSMPILHSSCCSATILSSTGELVGERALSVQSSEKVTSISLPPTPPYHTLEFQLEVLCHIPPTPFKPDIERLTNGEVRHRPKNHSQADSGMIHIDQKVSIDCPWSIYSTLISLTFYVPFKAKHSILSAGKRKYIQVCLQNVSDTNFHLVDPVLTERQPTIPVELLSFNAKTQQTVCSQQSVFCLWEMRWVKHLPLCLQCAFSASFAPVSASDAHTAFKPYRYEFQLDRVSTLYSLKAEILPSSGDQHCRTGALCGLEVSITRQAEPSETEGEEEESTEIEGLRTTKLMYEVVDNSSNWAVCGKSTGVVSMPVAASATHRVQMEVMPLFAGHLPFPNIKVFKYLPHSAVPAIQPDTDSCLENDTMSLLDKGLDDQGDTASIRSRGSIHSVGSGEQQRGLPMPRLEPFSPGQVFYWSQGRQVLVLPVTDDHVMEVNVT from the exons ATGGAGACCCATGAAGAAACGCCAATAATCTACACAATGGAAAACAAGCCGATTGTGACAT GTGCTGGCGACCAGAGCCTGTTCACttccctctacacctctctggCACAGCAGTTACCCAAGGAGCCCATGGAGTGGAGGAG GTCCTACGGACGCGCACCAAAGATGATTCACCTCGAGGCCAACTTTGTTCAGTTCAAAGAGGAGCTGCTTCCTAAGGATGGAAATAGAGCCTTGCTCACCTTCCCCTTCCTGCACATATACTGGACAGACTGTTGT gacaCAGAGATGTACAAGGCGTCGGTGAAGGATGACATGCTGCGGTGGCAGAGCACCCTGCGGCTGCACGGCTCGGTGGACTGGCTCATCGTGGTGGTGGAGAGCGAAgccaagaagaagaacaagaccaACATCCTGCCGCGCACCTCCATCGTAGACAAGATCCGCAACGACTTCTGCAACAAGCAGAGCGACAG GTGTGTGGTTCTGTCTGACCCTCTGAAGGAGTCGTCTCGGTCCCAGGATTCGTGGAACTCCTTCCTGACCAAGCTGCGCACCTTGCTGCTCATGTCCTTCACCAAGAACCTGGGTCGCTTCGAGGATGACATGCGCACGCTCCGCGAGAAACGCACCGAGCCCGGCTGGAGCTTCTGCGACTACTTCATGGTGCAG gaGGAGTTGGCCTTTGTGTTTGAGATGCTGCAGCAGTTTGAGGATGCTCTGGTCCAGTATGACGAGCTGGACGCTCTCTTCACTCAGTATGTCCTCAATTTTGGGGCTGGAG ACGGGGCCAACTGGCTGGGCTCATTCTGTGCCCCGGTGAAGCGCTGGAGCGGGCTGCTCCTGCGGCGGCCCATCGACATGGAGAAGCGCGAGCTGATCCAGCGCGGTGAGGCCAACCTGCTGGACCTGCGCAGCTACCTCTTCTCCCGCCAGTGCACCCTGCTCATCTTCCTCCAGAGGCCCTGGGAGGTCACCCAACGAGCCCTGGAGCTGCTGCACAATTGTGTCCAGGAGCTGCGCCTGCTCGAG gtgtctgtGGTCCAGGGGGCGTTGGACTGCTGGGTGTTCCTCAGCTGTCTGGAAGTGCTGCATAGGATCGAGGGCTGCTGCGACCGCGCCCAGCTAGAGGCCAACTGCTCCCACACTGTCGGCCTGTGGACCTACGCCACAGAGAAg CTAAAGTCTCTGGGCTACCTGTGTGGCCTGGTGGCTGAGAAGGGCCCCACCTCCGAGGACCTAAACCGCACCGTAGACCTTCTGGCTGGCCTGGgggaagagagaccagagacgg TCAACAGCCTGCAGAGCCCTTACAAAAAACTCAATGAGGCCTTATCGTCTGTGGAGGCATTTGAAAAACACTATCTG gAGCTGTCTCAAGCTGCAATGGAGATGTACAGAGCCATAGGCAGGATGCGCTCATCCCGGCTCATTGGAAAGAGTCTAGCTGAGTTTTACAT GAAGAAAGGTGACCCGGAGAGAGCAGAGGGCTTCCTTGATGACTCTCTGAGGTCCTACGTGGCAGAGGGGTGGAGCCTGCAGGTGACTCATACCAGGAAGCAGATGGCCGAGTGTCAGAAGCTCTTGCAGCAGACTGAGGA CTACCTGCAGACCAGTGCCTTGCTGGCGGGCGACGCCAacctgacagaggaggagaggaagcacTTCTACCAGGTGATCCTTACCTTCGCCAGCCAGCCCCCGGCACCCTCAG ACCAGACTGTGGCTCTGAGCATGGCGGCATTCGCCCAGCTGCGCCAGATGCAGTTCAGCCCGCCTGGCGCTGTTGTGCACGTGGGTGCCGCCCTGCAGCTGGAGCTGCGTGTGCGCTGCCTGATGCCTGTGGCCGTGCAGGTGGAGCAGCTGGCTGCCACTCTCCACTTCAGCCTGGAGCAGGGTGGGGCGAGGGGCCGGGCGGGCGgcacccagaggaggacaggccAGGGACCACAAGGCCAGGGGGACGGGGTGGTCCTGTTCCCCCAGGGAAGCCCCCTAGCTGGGGCCGGGATGGGCGCTTCGCTACCCCCCGCACTGGAGCTTTATGAAATGCAGGACCGCAGCCCGTCGGACAGCTCGCTCAACTCCACGGGGGTGGTGTGTAAGAACATGCACCTGCTGCTGCGGCGCCACGACAGCTCAGCCTCCCTAGACACGCCCACCGCCGGGGCCCTCCCGGCAGCGGTTGCCGTGGACGACGGGGCCCAGATGCTGAGGGCACGCGACATAACGCTACAGCCCGGCGACAACAGCATCTTGTTCACGGCCCCT ACTGGAGAGCCGGGCTCGTACACGTTACGTCAGCTGTGCGGGAGTGTGGGGAGAGTCCAGTTTGTCCAGTCTCACATCTACCCTGTGGTGCAGTACGAGGTCTACTCCCAGGAGCCTCAGCTCACCATCGAGCCCCTCTCAG ACAACCTGTTGGCAGGCATTCCCCAGAAGGTGAAGTTCACCATAGCAACAGGCCACTACAGTGTGAAGAAGGGTGACGCGCTGCAGCTTAGCAATACAGACTCCATGCCCATCCTCCACTCTAGCTGCTGCTCTGCTACCATCCTGTCCAGCACGGGAG AGCTCGTGGGGGAGCGTGCTCTTTCTGTTCAGTCATCGGAGAAGGTGACCAGCATTTCCCTGCCCCCAACCCCTCCCTACCACACCCTGGAGTTCCAGCTGGAGGTGCTGTGCCACATCCCCCCCACGCCCTTCAAGCCCGACATCGAGCGTCTCACCAATGGCGAGGTTCGCCACCGGCCCAAGAaccacagtcaggcagacagtggCATGATCCATATCGACCAGAAG gTCTCCATTGACTGTCCTTGGTCCATCTACTCCACGCTCATATCCCTCACCTTCTATGTTCCTTTCAAAGCCAAGCACTCAATACTCTCTGCTGGGAAaag GAAGTATATACAGGTGTGTCTCCAGAACGTGTCTGACACAAACTTCCACCTGGTGGACCCGGTCCTCACAGAGCGCCAGCCCACAATCCCGGTGGAGCTGCTCTCATTCAATGCTAAAACACAACAG ACGGTGTGCAGTCAGCAGTCAGTCTTCTGCCTGTGGGAGATGCGTTGGGTCAAACACCTCCCACTGTGCCTGCAGTGTGCATTCTCCGCCAGCTTCGCGCCCGTCTCCGCCTCTGACGCACACACAGCCTTCAAACCCTACCGCTACGAGTTCCAGCTGGACCGGGTCTCT ACCCTTTACAGCTTGAAGGCCGAGATCTTGCCGTCGTCTGGAGACCAGCACTGTCGCACCGGCGCCCTCTGTGGCCTCGAGGTATCCATCACACGGCAGGCAGAGCCCAGCGAGactgaaggggaggaggaggagtctacagAAATAGAGGGCCTGAGGACCACCAAGCTCATGTATGAAG TGGTAGACAACAGCAGTAACTGGGCGGTGTGTGGCAAGAGCACGGGGGTGGTGTCCATGCCCGTGGCTGCCAGCGCCACACACAGGGTTCAGATGGAGGTCATGCCCCTGTTCGCTGGGCACCTGCCCTTCCCCAACATCAAAGTGTTCAAGTACCTGCCCCACAGTGCCGTCCCAGCCATTCAGCCGGACACAG ACAGCTGCTTAGAGAACGACACCATGTCCCTGCTGGACAAAGGTCTGGACGACCAGGGCGACACGGCCAGCATCCGTAGCCGGGGCAGCATCCACTCGGTGGGCAGTGGGGAGCAGCAGAGGGGTCTGCCCATGCCCCGGCTGGAGCCCTTCAGTCCAGGACAGGTGTTCTATTGGAGCCAGGGGCGGCAGGTGCTGGTGCTGCCTGTTACTGACGACCACGTGATGGAGGTTAACGTCACATGA